A genome region from Dendrosporobacter quercicolus includes the following:
- a CDS encoding TetR/AcrR family transcriptional regulator, with protein MEHDTAGRIVAIAIPLFAKKGYTAVTIREVGEAAQINSSAISYYFKSKEGLYQAVLEKSFLPVAELFQRVDSLSGLNPVERIELYAQTIGKIHQEQPFLARIIHSELANPTSCGERIIKKYISMLYQFVSSSLREGVHSGAFAPGLNLSYAALSLAGIMNFYFLVIPLVKEFVHLSEDSDQEYIMQALKIYLDGVNARP; from the coding sequence ATGGAGCATGATACTGCAGGCAGGATTGTGGCTATCGCTATTCCCCTGTTTGCGAAAAAAGGATATACTGCCGTCACAATACGGGAAGTAGGTGAGGCAGCCCAGATCAATAGTTCAGCTATTTCTTACTATTTTAAAAGCAAGGAAGGCCTTTATCAGGCGGTCCTGGAAAAAAGTTTTTTACCTGTCGCCGAACTGTTCCAAAGGGTAGATTCACTGTCCGGCCTGAACCCGGTGGAACGTATCGAACTGTATGCACAAACCATCGGCAAAATCCATCAAGAACAGCCTTTTTTAGCCCGGATTATTCACAGTGAGCTTGCCAATCCGACTTCTTGCGGTGAAAGAATAATTAAAAAATACATTTCAATGCTGTATCAGTTTGTTTCCTCGTCACTGCGTGAGGGCGTTCATAGCGGAGCATTTGCACCAGGGCTGAATCTTAGTTATGCGGCGTTGTCATTAGCCGGAATTATGAATTTTTATTTTCTTGTCATACCTCTGGTAAAAGAGTTTGTCCACCTATCGGAGGATTCCGACCAGGAATATATTATGCAGGCGTTAAAAATATATCTGGATGGGGTTAATGCAAGACCTTAG
- a CDS encoding response regulator, whose protein sequence is MQQPLKILINDDSLLLRKKLRAELENLGCEVFEAKDGREVIKVYSQIRPDGVLMDIVMPNLNGLDALKEIKAIDPKARVIMLSSTGTAAKLLEALKLGAMDFIQKPYTGSQIAKAIKDIGRREN, encoded by the coding sequence TTGCAACAGCCACTGAAAATTTTAATTAATGACGATTCTTTATTATTGAGAAAAAAACTGAGAGCGGAATTAGAGAATTTGGGATGCGAGGTATTTGAGGCCAAAGATGGACGGGAGGTCATCAAAGTCTATTCGCAGATTCGTCCGGACGGAGTATTGATGGATATTGTCATGCCCAATCTAAACGGTCTGGACGCTTTAAAAGAAATTAAGGCAATCGATCCCAAGGCCAGGGTAATTATGCTGTCTTCGACTGGAACGGCGGCCAAATTGCTGGAGGCGCTTAAACTCGGGGCGATGGATTTTATCCAAAAGCCGTATACCGGCAGTCAGATCGCCAAAGCCATCAAGGACATTGGCCGGAGGGAGAACTAA
- a CDS encoding SDR family NAD(P)-dependent oxidoreductase: protein MKKTALVTGAGRGIGKSIALQLAKDGFQVVLVARTAAQLEAAAKEIAGFDGHSAWFVCDISRQEAVEAMMGQVMKDVAKIDVLVNCAGRSGGGKTAEMDDTLWHDIINTNLNSVYYVSKAVLNQGNLTAGGAIINIASTGGKQGVPFGSAYSASKAGVIAFSKALGKELAKTGITVNAVCPGYVESDMAQKVREASSKLLNIPPEEVKKKFESMIPIGRYIVPDEVAAMVSFLASDKARGITVQAINVCGGLGSF from the coding sequence GTGAAAAAAACAGCATTGGTTACAGGAGCGGGCAGAGGCATTGGTAAATCAATCGCTTTACAATTGGCGAAAGACGGCTTTCAGGTTGTTTTGGTGGCAAGAACGGCAGCGCAACTGGAAGCGGCGGCTAAGGAAATAGCTGGTTTTGACGGGCATTCGGCCTGGTTTGTCTGTGATATTTCCAGACAGGAAGCGGTAGAGGCGATGATGGGCCAGGTAATGAAAGACGTGGCGAAAATTGATGTACTGGTTAACTGCGCCGGGCGAAGCGGCGGCGGCAAAACAGCGGAAATGGACGATACGCTTTGGCATGATATCATCAACACCAACTTAAACAGTGTTTACTATGTATCAAAAGCCGTATTGAACCAAGGCAATTTAACCGCCGGCGGCGCGATTATCAACATCGCGTCCACCGGTGGCAAACAGGGGGTGCCTTTTGGCTCGGCCTATAGCGCTTCTAAGGCGGGGGTTATTGCGTTTTCGAAGGCGCTGGGAAAGGAACTGGCTAAAACCGGAATAACAGTCAATGCCGTATGTCCTGGCTATGTTGAAAGCGATATGGCGCAGAAAGTCAGAGAAGCCAGCAGTAAACTGCTGAACATTCCGCCGGAAGAGGTGAAAAAGAAATTTGAAAGCATGATCCCTATCGGCAGATATATCGTTCCTGATGAAGTCGCCGCAATGGTCTCTTTTTTGGCCTCGGACAAGGCCAGGGGTATTACCGTCCAGGCGATCAATGTCTGCGGAGGGCTGGGCAGCTTTTAA
- a CDS encoding chemotaxis protein CheX — protein sequence MISQFLAQYILNQGLLAPEQIREALESRRAVRPKLGVLAIDQGFLTAVQVEEIHRLQHTVDKRFGEIALDKGYLSVEQLAALLAAQENEQLNFGQILVERGFMSFKQLEQALAGYKRGNTLQQHADMPLLQEHIRSCLTIYSHEDAELYTAYVALFLRSIVRFLDVVPLVVEPARRQSGEQWFVSQDLTGDFALQSSFTAEDHVLLELARRYSGESIDELDALALDSAGEFLNVANGLFCINLANRGLNIELQPPAAAKGAALAENAQPALVIETGFGRIMLLLAGK from the coding sequence ATGATTAGTCAATTTTTGGCGCAATATATACTGAACCAGGGACTGCTTGCTCCGGAACAAATACGGGAAGCGCTTGAGAGCCGGCGCGCAGTTCGACCCAAACTGGGTGTGCTGGCCATTGATCAGGGGTTTTTGACTGCGGTCCAGGTTGAGGAAATTCACCGGCTGCAGCATACTGTTGACAAAAGATTTGGTGAGATCGCTCTGGATAAAGGCTATTTGTCGGTTGAGCAGTTAGCTGCTCTTTTGGCTGCCCAGGAAAATGAACAGCTGAATTTCGGCCAGATATTGGTCGAACGGGGTTTTATGAGCTTCAAACAGCTGGAACAGGCTTTAGCCGGTTACAAACGCGGGAATACGCTCCAGCAGCATGCGGATATGCCGTTATTACAAGAGCATATCCGTTCCTGTTTAACCATTTACAGCCATGAAGATGCCGAATTATACACCGCTTATGTCGCATTATTTCTGCGGTCGATAGTCCGGTTTCTGGATGTTGTTCCCCTGGTGGTCGAGCCGGCCCGGCGGCAGAGCGGAGAGCAGTGGTTTGTTTCGCAAGACCTGACCGGAGACTTTGCTTTACAGAGCAGTTTTACTGCTGAGGATCATGTTCTGCTGGAATTGGCGCGCCGGTACAGCGGGGAAAGCATTGACGAATTGGATGCGCTTGCCCTGGACAGCGCCGGGGAATTTTTAAATGTTGCCAATGGTCTTTTTTGCATTAACCTTGCGAACCGGGGGCTGAATATCGAGCTTCAGCCCCCGGCGGCGGCAAAAGGCGCTGCCTTGGCGGAAAATGCTCAGCCTGCCTTAGTGATAGAGACCGGCTTCGGCAGAATCATGCTGCTGTTGGCCGGTAAATAA
- a CDS encoding ABC transporter ATP-binding protein — MYAVEINNLFRRFGGFIAVNHISLKIKQGSIYGFLGPNGSGKSTTIRMLCGLLQPTAGEGKILGLDIIRDSEAIKQKIGYMSQKFSLYDDLTVLENLKFYAGMYSLPRSTAKERIEDMLVLAGIKDRRHELAANLSGGWKQRLALSCSIIHRPSILFLDEPTGGVDPKSRRLFWDIIYQLAGQGTTVMVTTHFMDEAEHCDMIGFMFEGKLIANEAPSRLKKLIPGVLVRIDTAEPMQLLEQLEEERICCLDRYPSGAGVHILLEAHQLEQLSSYKWKRINPGLEDVFVYLVKCQREGEIT; from the coding sequence ATGTATGCCGTGGAAATCAACAATCTTTTCCGCCGTTTTGGCGGCTTTATTGCTGTAAATCATATTTCACTGAAAATCAAACAAGGCTCTATCTATGGCTTTCTCGGTCCGAACGGATCGGGTAAATCCACGACAATCCGGATGCTATGCGGTCTGCTGCAGCCAACTGCGGGGGAAGGGAAAATATTGGGCCTGGATATTATTCGCGACAGCGAAGCGATTAAACAAAAAATTGGCTACATGAGCCAGAAGTTCAGCCTTTACGATGATCTGACGGTTTTGGAAAATTTAAAGTTTTATGCCGGTATGTACAGCCTGCCGCGCAGCACGGCAAAAGAAAGAATTGAGGATATGCTGGTTCTGGCCGGGATCAAAGACCGGCGGCATGAATTGGCCGCCAATTTGTCCGGCGGCTGGAAACAGCGGCTGGCTTTGAGCTGTTCGATTATTCACCGTCCGTCAATCCTCTTTTTGGATGAACCGACCGGAGGCGTAGATCCTAAGTCGAGACGGCTGTTTTGGGATATTATTTATCAACTGGCCGGGCAAGGAACTACCGTTATGGTTACCACTCATTTTATGGATGAAGCTGAACATTGTGATATGATCGGCTTTATGTTTGAAGGTAAGTTAATTGCAAATGAAGCACCCTCGCGCTTGAAAAAGCTGATTCCGGGCGTATTGGTCCGCATTGATACCGCCGAACCCATGCAATTACTGGAGCAACTGGAAGAGGAGCGGATTTGCTGTCTTGACCGTTATCCATCCGGGGCCGGCGTACATATTCTTTTGGAAGCGCACCAGCTCGAGCAGCTATCTTCTTATAAATGGAAAAGAATCAATCCCGGTTTGGAAGATGTTTTCGTTTATTTAGTAAAGTGTCAGCGGGAGGGAGAAATAACATGA
- a CDS encoding cyclase family protein gives MNTCRIVDLSVAIDVNDWEPNPVKCEIVGHKEGADLLGENLIYMRGTNWFLTLVERFKHVVGRGLSHKHFPEEKGLSLFTYKLTTHTGTHLDAPYHFGDTDSAGKKAKTITDIPLEWCFGNGVLLDFGALTAKEPVSKAEVIAKLKAINYQIQPFDIVLLKTGGDQYAGTPQYFASFRGVSAEATEYFIDCGVKIIGIDSFGFDPPFQRMIGNYLRDKDVKHLWPAHFLGRKKEYCHIERLANLDKIQNPTGFKVCCFPIKLTGSDASWCRVVALE, from the coding sequence ATGAATACTTGCCGCATCGTTGATTTAAGTGTCGCAATTGATGTAAATGACTGGGAGCCTAATCCGGTAAAATGTGAAATTGTGGGTCATAAAGAAGGCGCCGACCTGCTGGGGGAAAATTTGATTTATATGCGTGGTACCAACTGGTTCTTAACCTTGGTGGAACGTTTCAAACACGTTGTCGGCCGGGGACTGAGCCACAAGCATTTCCCGGAAGAAAAAGGCTTATCATTATTTACTTATAAACTTACTACCCACACAGGCACGCATCTTGATGCTCCCTATCATTTCGGCGATACAGATTCTGCCGGAAAAAAAGCCAAAACGATAACAGATATTCCGTTGGAATGGTGCTTTGGAAATGGTGTATTGTTGGATTTTGGAGCTTTGACGGCAAAGGAGCCGGTTTCAAAAGCGGAGGTTATTGCAAAACTTAAGGCAATAAATTATCAAATTCAACCGTTTGATATTGTATTGCTGAAAACCGGGGGCGATCAATATGCAGGTACGCCGCAATATTTCGCCAGTTTTCGGGGCGTGAGCGCCGAAGCCACAGAATATTTTATTGACTGTGGCGTAAAGATTATCGGCATTGACAGTTTTGGGTTTGATCCGCCTTTTCAGCGAATGATCGGCAATTACCTGCGGGACAAGGATGTAAAGCACTTATGGCCGGCTCATTTTTTAGGCCGAAAAAAAGAATATTGCCATATAGAACGTCTCGCCAACTTAGATAAAATACAAAACCCGACAGGGTTTAAGGTATGCTGCTTTCCGATTAAATTAACTGGCAGCGATGCAAGCTGGTGCAGGGTAGTTGCGCTTGAATAA
- a CDS encoding alpha/beta hydrolase family protein, with the protein MSANRKSPVFQNFNRMMASGLDHTDYTRIIDRVGRGEDHVRVCEELGDKWFAAAEEELKNGHRETAQIFFINAAAVYRIGEYDIIAITDERLRIYRKLLDSYSRGIQLYENMTAEKVSLPYHNAKLSGWLLLPKQAPGAVPVVVATGGLTGFKEEVHTIAVSLVERGLGVFLIDGPGQGESLYFNQSYYEVEHEKAYEVIFDYLLSRSAIGGKIGLFGASFGGYLVARAAGFLSGQLGGCVCRGGSYQPEEMISVYPNALEKLAIRFGKDIDYVKEHFLSKMTLAGIAEKITCPLLIIHNEQDPLFPVAGAKRIFQEASSTDKTLKIYPGFDHCATFDATEVQRYLVDWFADRLFAK; encoded by the coding sequence ATGAGCGCAAACAGAAAAAGTCCCGTTTTTCAAAACTTTAATCGAATGATGGCCAGCGGTCTTGACCACACCGATTATACCAGAATTATCGACAGAGTAGGCCGCGGTGAGGATCATGTAAGAGTCTGCGAGGAGCTTGGCGATAAATGGTTTGCGGCTGCCGAAGAAGAATTAAAAAACGGACACAGGGAGACGGCGCAAATATTTTTCATCAACGCTGCGGCGGTCTACCGGATCGGTGAATATGATATTATTGCGATAACGGATGAAAGGCTCAGAATCTATAGAAAGCTGTTGGACAGTTACTCGCGGGGCATTCAGTTATATGAGAATATGACGGCTGAAAAAGTATCGCTTCCTTATCATAACGCCAAGCTGAGCGGCTGGCTGCTGCTCCCCAAGCAGGCCCCGGGAGCTGTTCCGGTTGTTGTTGCCACAGGCGGTCTTACCGGATTTAAGGAAGAAGTGCATACGATAGCGGTGTCGCTGGTTGAGCGGGGGCTGGGCGTTTTTCTCATCGACGGGCCGGGGCAGGGCGAATCCTTATATTTTAATCAATCCTACTATGAAGTGGAGCATGAAAAAGCGTATGAGGTAATTTTCGATTACCTACTGAGCCGGAGCGCTATTGGTGGAAAAATCGGACTGTTTGGCGCTAGTTTCGGCGGCTATCTTGTTGCCCGTGCGGCAGGATTTTTGTCCGGTCAGTTAGGCGGCTGCGTATGTCGCGGCGGTTCCTATCAGCCGGAAGAAATGATTTCGGTTTATCCCAACGCCTTAGAGAAGCTGGCTATCCGCTTTGGCAAAGATATAGACTATGTAAAGGAGCATTTCCTGTCTAAAATGACGCTGGCCGGGATAGCCGAAAAAATAACTTGTCCGCTGCTCATTATCCACAATGAACAGGATCCTCTTTTCCCGGTGGCCGGAGCGAAACGAATTTTCCAGGAAGCTTCGTCGACGGATAAGACGTTAAAAATTTACCCGGGATTTGATCATTGTGCAACCTTCGATGCTACGGAAGTGCAGCGGTATCTGGTAGACTGGTTTGCTGACAGGCTATTTGCAAAATAG
- a CDS encoding HlyD family secretion protein, whose translation MKNQAGLKKIMGIGIVLLVLAGVSGYKLYLPGEKGITATGTVEVTLADIVPKTNGYMSELSIQAGDTVQAGQVIARISRKDLKAQLLADEAALHRAELQLADYEKGARAQEIEQAKAEMASAQATYHKAKNDLKRYLVLFQDHAISAQQLDAVQASYDVAENSMLAAQSRKSLVVEGTRPDIIEAQRAEVERLRAVIDVTRSDLADTVVSSPMNGVVLTKNFENGEYLSVGSAVATIGDLSDCWVKVYVSSEQLGRIQLNQPVDVHIDAYSDRTFAGTIKEISQNAEFTPRQSITQRERANLVFYVKVKLDNSDGVFKPGMPADVVIQ comes from the coding sequence ATGAAGAATCAGGCCGGGTTAAAAAAAATCATGGGAATTGGCATAGTGTTATTGGTTTTGGCGGGGGTCAGTGGCTATAAGCTGTATTTGCCCGGGGAAAAGGGGATCACTGCCACCGGTACGGTAGAGGTGACGCTGGCTGATATTGTGCCCAAGACAAACGGCTATATGTCCGAGCTGAGCATTCAGGCGGGTGATACGGTTCAAGCCGGCCAGGTGATTGCAAGAATCAGCCGCAAGGATTTAAAGGCGCAATTGCTGGCTGATGAGGCCGCCTTACACAGGGCCGAATTGCAATTGGCGGATTATGAAAAAGGCGCGAGAGCGCAGGAGATTGAACAGGCCAAGGCGGAAATGGCATCAGCGCAGGCAACCTATCATAAAGCGAAAAATGATTTAAAACGTTATCTCGTTCTCTTTCAGGATCATGCAATTTCCGCGCAGCAGCTGGACGCTGTTCAGGCAAGTTATGATGTTGCCGAAAACAGCATGCTTGCAGCTCAGTCCAGAAAGAGCCTTGTCGTAGAAGGCACCCGTCCGGATATCATTGAAGCCCAGCGGGCCGAGGTGGAGCGCTTGCGGGCTGTGATTGACGTAACCCGTTCGGATTTGGCCGATACCGTTGTGAGCAGTCCGATGAATGGCGTGGTATTAACCAAAAATTTTGAAAATGGGGAGTACCTCAGCGTAGGTTCGGCGGTTGCTACGATTGGCGACTTAAGTGATTGCTGGGTCAAAGTCTATGTTTCTTCGGAACAGCTCGGCCGGATTCAATTAAATCAGCCGGTCGATGTTCACATTGACGCCTATTCCGACCGGACGTTTGCCGGTACCATTAAAGAGATTAGTCAAAATGCCGAATTTACCCCCCGCCAAAGCATAACCCAGCGGGAGCGGGCAAATTTGGTGTTTTATGTTAAAGTTAAGCTTGATAATTCTGACGGCGTTTTCAAACCGGGAATGCCTGCGGATGTGGTTATTCAATGA
- a CDS encoding aromatase/cyclase, with protein sequence MEITLHSIEISASVDRVYDICANVAKWPEYFPPCKKAEIISERDNLQVIAITAESNETEFSWQSERRLYPDIYRIDFEQSKPSPLVKYMQGRWNMFTLNQGALLVLEHRFEPKDTVAGVVDEVQNATDAIQFMHRTIEDNSTKELKAIKKLLESEHLGRTEAVFSSGIEIRSTARQVFDLLYQVQEWPQVLPHCKKIELLYEDGHNQEFEMTVVGVGEKLEVMRSIRHGYANRMIEYFQPSLPPALQRHEGRWVITDKKNGVYLESWHRIALAEEGVRKLWGGIKPEEALTLVQQAIEKNSMITMQTVKAYLEKV encoded by the coding sequence ATGGAAATCACCCTTCATTCGATCGAAATCAGCGCATCTGTAGACAGAGTTTACGATATATGCGCCAATGTAGCAAAATGGCCTGAGTATTTTCCTCCATGTAAAAAAGCCGAAATTATATCTGAGCGCGACAATCTTCAGGTTATCGCAATAACGGCCGAGTCCAATGAGACGGAATTTAGCTGGCAGTCAGAACGAAGGTTGTATCCGGATATTTATCGCATTGATTTTGAGCAGTCCAAGCCAAGCCCGCTAGTAAAGTACATGCAGGGCCGCTGGAACATGTTTACCCTTAATCAAGGAGCCTTGCTGGTGCTGGAACACAGGTTTGAACCTAAGGACACTGTCGCAGGAGTTGTCGATGAGGTTCAAAACGCAACAGATGCAATACAGTTTATGCACCGCACCATTGAAGATAACAGTACCAAAGAATTGAAGGCCATAAAAAAGCTCTTGGAAAGCGAGCATTTAGGCCGGACGGAGGCGGTATTTTCGTCGGGAATTGAAATCAGGTCAACGGCCAGACAAGTCTTTGACCTGCTGTATCAGGTGCAGGAATGGCCTCAGGTACTGCCGCATTGTAAAAAAATTGAACTTCTCTATGAAGACGGACATAATCAGGAATTTGAGATGACGGTTGTAGGCGTAGGGGAAAAGTTGGAGGTCATGAGGTCGATCCGTCATGGCTACGCCAATCGGATGATTGAATATTTTCAGCCGTCGTTGCCGCCGGCTCTGCAACGGCATGAAGGTCGATGGGTTATTACCGATAAAAAGAATGGAGTATATCTTGAATCCTGGCACAGGATCGCTCTTGCGGAAGAGGGCGTCCGAAAACTATGGGGCGGGATCAAACCGGAAGAGGCTTTGACGCTTGTTCAACAAGCGATTGAGAAAAACAGTATGATTACGATGCAGACGGTAAAGGCATATTTGGAGAAGGTATAA
- a CDS encoding TIGR04076 family protein, giving the protein MSTKEIVVKVTSNTGTCKAGHKTGDIFKVTPADSGGLCGAAYHTIFPIVAALAWDGVLPLDNPDKIETCCPDVKNLVSFEIIRQDIAK; this is encoded by the coding sequence ATGAGTACAAAAGAGATTGTGGTCAAAGTAACTTCGAATACCGGCACCTGCAAGGCCGGGCATAAAACAGGCGATATATTTAAAGTTACGCCCGCTGATTCAGGGGGACTCTGCGGCGCGGCTTATCACACGATATTTCCGATTGTCGCGGCATTGGCCTGGGACGGAGTTTTGCCTCTGGATAATCCGGACAAGATAGAAACTTGCTGCCCGGATGTGAAGAATTTGGTCAGTTTCGAAATTATCCGTCAGGATATTGCCAAGTAA
- a CDS encoding ABC transporter permease, producing the protein MKRLRAILIKEFLQMRRDRLTLAMMLLVPVAQLMLFGYAINTDVKHLPTIVFDQSLQQDSRDLLNSLTASGYFDIHYTARNFQEINEAVDSGKAKVGVIIPPDFSSQLKHGRTATVQMIVDASDSLSASSAISAAQLVSQLKSQQILLQKMKGYTGHAEQSPYEIRIRPWYNRDFVSAFYMVPGITGVILTMTMVMITSMAIVRERERGTLEQLIVTPMKSWELMLGKIIPYSIVGYVQVTVAILVGIAAFDLPIRGSLVLLYALTSFFIIASLALGILISTVTKTQMQAMQLSFFIFLPSILLSGFMFPRDAMPAVFNLLGNVLPITFYLEIMRGIILKGVGISVLWHNVLALIVFIVLVLTISIMKLQKKTA; encoded by the coding sequence ATGAAAAGGCTGCGGGCAATCCTGATCAAAGAGTTCCTGCAAATGCGGCGGGACCGGTTGACGCTGGCGATGATGCTGCTGGTACCGGTCGCACAGCTTATGCTGTTTGGCTATGCAATCAATACCGACGTTAAGCATTTGCCGACCATTGTTTTTGACCAGTCCCTCCAGCAGGATAGCCGCGACCTGCTGAATTCTTTAACCGCCAGCGGGTATTTTGATATTCACTATACCGCCCGGAATTTCCAGGAGATCAATGAGGCGGTTGATTCCGGCAAAGCCAAGGTGGGGGTGATTATCCCTCCTGATTTTTCCAGTCAGCTAAAGCATGGGCGGACGGCGACCGTACAAATGATTGTAGATGCTTCCGATTCGCTGTCTGCTTCTTCAGCCATTAGTGCGGCTCAATTGGTCAGCCAATTGAAATCACAGCAAATATTGCTGCAAAAAATGAAGGGCTACACGGGCCATGCCGAACAAAGTCCGTATGAGATCCGTATCCGGCCCTGGTATAACCGGGATTTTGTGTCCGCATTTTATATGGTTCCGGGTATTACGGGCGTTATTTTAACAATGACCATGGTGATGATTACCTCAATGGCGATTGTTCGGGAACGCGAACGGGGGACGCTGGAGCAATTGATCGTTACGCCGATGAAAAGCTGGGAGCTTATGCTGGGGAAGATTATCCCGTACAGCATTGTGGGATATGTACAGGTTACCGTTGCCATTCTGGTAGGAATCGCCGCCTTTGACCTGCCGATCAGGGGAAGCCTTGTCCTGCTGTATGCGTTAACCTCTTTTTTTATTATTGCTTCCCTGGCGCTGGGCATATTGATTTCCACTGTAACAAAAACACAAATGCAGGCCATGCAGCTGTCATTTTTTATATTTTTGCCAAGCATACTGCTTTCCGGGTTCATGTTTCCCCGCGATGCTATGCCGGCAGTGTTTAACCTGCTTGGCAATGTCCTGCCGATTACCTTCTATTTGGAAATTATGCGCGGCATTATCCTTAAAGGGGTGGGCATCAGCGTATTGTGGCATAATGTTCTGGCTTTAATCGTTTTTATTGTTCTTGTGCTGACCATTAGCATAATGAAACTCCAGAAGAAAACTGCTTAA
- a CDS encoding ABC transporter ATP-binding protein produces the protein MIALSNVSKAYQTIQAVNNVSLEVRAGEIFGLVGPDGAGKTTMMRILTGLLAPTSGTVSVMGSDKLETAREHIGYVPQKFSLYGDLTVLENIRLFGALYGQNKEQIEVLAEHILGFTKILPFKDRLADHLSGGMKQKLALAAGLMHQPRLFLLDEPTTGVDPVSRREFWQMLYNLNKEGTTIFVSTPYMDEAEFCTRIAFMHQGRIVSCDSPQGLRQRYPYKVLELRASDRNIKRHLADCPILDINSFGETYHLAVNNAGDAATRIRQALAAAGIAITGLEEIEPTLEDVFVVLANEVA, from the coding sequence ATGATTGCCCTGAGCAATGTATCGAAGGCTTACCAGACCATACAGGCGGTAAATAATGTGTCGCTGGAAGTGAGAGCTGGTGAAATCTTTGGCCTGGTGGGACCGGACGGCGCCGGTAAAACAACGATGATGCGTATACTGACCGGGCTGCTGGCCCCCACTTCCGGAACGGTTAGCGTTATGGGTTCCGACAAGCTGGAAACAGCCAGGGAGCATATTGGCTATGTTCCGCAAAAATTCAGCCTGTATGGCGACTTAACCGTTTTGGAAAACATTCGTCTGTTTGGGGCGCTGTACGGCCAAAACAAAGAACAGATCGAAGTATTGGCCGAACATATTTTAGGATTTACCAAAATACTGCCGTTCAAGGATCGTTTAGCCGATCATTTATCGGGCGGTATGAAGCAAAAATTAGCACTGGCGGCCGGTTTAATGCACCAGCCCCGCCTCTTTCTGCTCGACGAGCCTACCACTGGCGTCGATCCGGTTTCCCGCCGCGAGTTTTGGCAAATGCTGTATAATCTCAATAAGGAAGGCACAACTATTTTTGTTTCGACTCCCTATATGGATGAAGCGGAGTTTTGTACGCGGATTGCGTTTATGCATCAAGGGCGCATTGTTTCCTGTGATTCGCCGCAGGGCTTACGCCAAAGATATCCCTATAAAGTGCTGGAATTGCGGGCAAGTGACCGCAACATAAAACGGCATTTGGCAGACTGTCCCATTCTGGACATCAATAGCTTCGGCGAGACCTATCATTTGGCGGTAAACAATGCCGGTGATGCGGCAACCAGGATCCGTCAGGCGCTAGCGGCGGCGGGCATTGCAATTACCGGACTGGAAGAAATAGAGCCTACCCTGGAAGATGTGTTTGTGGTATTGGCAAATGAGGTGGCTTAA